In the Thermus caldifontis genome, GTTCTGCCGGGAGGAGCTTTTCCCCGTCCAAAAGAAGCCCTTGGCTGAAGGCCTTCTGGTCCTCCCAGGTGGCCGGGCGTTCCAGGTGGACCAGGTAGCGCTTTTCCACCTTGTGCCGGGGGTGGGTGAGGCGGTGGAGGAGCTGGCCGTCGGTGGTGAAGAGGAGGAGGCCTTCCGTGTCCTTGTCCAGGCGGCCCACGGGGGAGAGGTCCCGGGTGGGAAAGCCTTCCAGGAGGGCATAAACCGAAGGGCCTTCCTGGCGGCTGGTCACGTATCCTGCCGGCTTGTGCAGGAGGATATGGTGATGGCGCCGCACCGCCAGGGATTGGCCGTTCACCTCGAGCCGCGCCCCTGGGGGTACGGG is a window encoding:
- a CDS encoding pseudouridine synthase; its protein translation is MKGERLDRLLARLGLGSRKEVARLVRSGKVVVGGRVVQDPAFPVPPGARLEVNGQSLAVRRHHHILLHKPAGYVTSRQEGPSVYALLEGFPTRDLSPVGRLDKDTEGLLLFTTDGQLLHRLTHPRHKVEKRYLVHLERPATWEDQKAFSQGLLLDGEKLLPAELTWQEDPTWVELVLREGRFHQVKRMFQARGNRVLYLKRLSLGPLTLGDLPKGQARHLLPEEEEVLYRAVGLFTET